ACAAACAGGCACTAAGGAGTCTTCCATATTGGTGGAATACTGATGCTTAGGGGATAGAATGTGCTACTCATAATGCaagttttattattgaaaatgCTGCATAATTCATATGGTTCACGTTAAACTAAGAGGAATCTAGTCCACTCAGAGTATATGGTGAAAATATTCAACTGTTCTCTTTTTCTGCTTGTTCTTACATTACATGTTCTTTGGAGAGTATCGTAGTTAGCTTATGATGGTATCGCTGAATCAGGATTAACTTTCTCTAGTTCGTGGAAGATTGTGACCAGGTTGTCGGGAATGATTTCTGAATTCACTATGTAATGCTTCTTGGGGAGATCGGGAATGATTTCTGAATTCACTATGTAATGCTTCTTGGGGAGACATTTATTCTGGTTGCGCATTGATTGAAAGAGCCATGTCTCATGCCTGGGTCATGGGTGAAGATGTTTACGAGCATAAACCCAATCGAAAGCCCATCCCTAATGATTAGTCCATTAGGTTGGAGAATTCTAGAGACTTATAAGTCCCGCTTATTAGGTGAGATTCCTCGATGTGGGACTGCATGGCCCAACTGGATACTGGTTTATCTGTGAGTGGCCCTTATtgcagtgttgtcaaatagccgcAATAGCGTTATAGCATAGCGGAATTCGAACAAAGCGCTATTGTTCCACAGTATGTTGTTTAGTAGAAAGTGTTTTCAAATAGCTGCTATTGCGGCGCTATAGCATTATTATAGCATatcagaatttgaacaaaccactGATTTCTGCAATTCGCAATTGACAACATTGCCTTATTGGACTATACCAAACACATAGAACTTCATTGCTTTTTCTTAGAAAAAAGtctgttatttatttttgaaaatatatattcttgGATGACCTGGGGCATATTTAGTGAAAGGGAAATGTGGCGTATTCCATTGTTGTTTGGGATAGACTCTGCTGATTATATGTTAGTTTGTATTTTTGCGCATCTCGGGATAATGCTAAATTTTGTACAGAAAAGTTTTGGGGTGGAGGAGGTTGCTCTTCTCCAATCCAATCTCCATGGTCAAATGATTAACTTATTAGTGACTGCATTGCAATTTGTGACTTTGGTATGCTAGCTGTCACATTCACTTCTTGTCGGGCTCTTTTAGGTCAATTATTGAATTCAATATAGGTTATAACTTCGTGACCTGATTCTGCGGCTGTGGTTATATATGCAATGGCATGTTTTCTCTTTTGAGTGATGGGCTGATTAAAGTATTTCCAATTTTatacacaaaaatatatcaCGATCATAAATTAGGACTGGAGAACTAACTATTCTCTCTCCCTCTGCCTGTCTGTTTGTCTATACAGTGAAATAGATATCAGTCAGAATAATGTGATTAACTAGTAACCACCATTAAATGTTCATTAGTTTAGTATATCgctattattattgataatatatgTTTGAAAAAGATTTCATTCTAAGTTTGTTTCTTGCAGAAGTCAATGTGCCAGGAGCCTCAAGATTCAAAGGTTGGTTTGCTATTGGgtattttcttttgttcttaTTGATATGCTTCATCAAATATTGTGCACTCTTGTTTGAAGAAGCAAGGAAAAGATGCATGTATCGAGGGATTCTAACTTTCCTTTGTTGCCCTAAGGAACTTGGTGTTTTATTAGAAAGAAAGTGGGGTTTACCCCAATTGCAACGATAGAACACTTCATAATTTTGAGGGTCTGCAAACCTCCCTATGTCCAAAGTCCCCAATTTTCTCAAGATGACATGAACCCCTCCCCCTCAGCCTCTCTTCTTATTGATAGACATGTCTTGTCTCTCAAATTATGCCATCTGCTCAACTACTAAATAATTATCCTTATTTCTTTCTAATTAAATACCAATTCCTATTACTGTCCTTGCTCCACATGTGTCCTTACTTTTCTGTGGGTTTGTTCTTCTATATTCTGCACCTGGTGCCTTGATTAGAATAATTGAATCAGTAACTTTAGTTAACATTTTCACTTTATCGTCTTGCAGGAAGTTCGCCCATTGGATGCGTCTGAACTTCTTGCGTATTTTGTTAGACAGTCTGGACCATTTTTGGATCAACTTGGAGTCAAAAGAGGTACTTAATATACATAGTTTCTTTTAGGATTTTGTTGACAAGGTTTCCAATGTAAAATATTTACTTTACATTTTGTGCTTTCATTTTGGCTGATTTGACATGATGGCTGGATTATACGTTCACTTTCTCTATCTTATACTTCTAGTTTAATAAAGATGTATGGAATCTGAGTCACCTAGTCTATAGTTCATTTTGTCTGCTATTGTATTTATGCTGTCTCCAAATGTCTTTGCAGATATATGTGACAAGATTGTGGAAGGCTTGTATAGCAAGCGTAAGAACAAACAACTACTTCACTCCTTTTCTGCGGAAGAATCTTCTGTTCTTGGGAATGGTAATGTAAATGATGAATTGGATTTGCGTATAGCAAGTGTTCTTCAGAGTACAGGGCACCGGTATGATGGTGGATTCTGGACAGACCAGGCAAAGCACGACCTGTCGGACAATCAGAGGCATGTTGCAATAGTCACAACTGCTAGTCTTCCTTGGATGACGGGAACTTCTGTAAATCCATTATTTCGAGCTGCTTATCTATCACAATCATCAAAGCAGAAAGTTACTCTGGTAATTCCATGGCTTTGTAGATCAGATCAAGAGCGAGTTTATCCCAGCAATATCTCTTTTACTTCACCCGAAGAACAGGAGGTTTATATACGTAATTGGCTCGAGGAAAGAATTGGTTTTGAAGCAGTATTCAAAATCTCCTTTTATCCTGCTAAGGTAGCATTCAAAATCTTCCCGGTTTTACTTTCACGTCAAATTGCatttaattttcaaactttATCTTGTGCATAGTTTTCCAAAGAAAGGCGAAGTATAATAGCTGCTGGCgatatttctcaatttataccATCCAGGGATGCTGATATCGCTATTTTGGAAGAACCAGAACATTTGAATTGGTACCATCATGGTAAAAACTGGACAAAGAAATTCAACCATGTTATTGGGGTTGTCCATACAAATTATTTAGAATATATCAAGAGGGAGAAAAATGGGGCCCTCCAAGCATTCTTTGTGAAACATATAAACAACTGGGTTACAAGAGCATACTGCCACAAGGTATGATATTTATCATCCTAGTATGTAAACCTGCATTAACTTTTGAGATAATTAGACATGATCATAATTTACCTTAATTCATTATTTTCTCATGAACTTATATTACCGTAAAAGTGTAAAATGAGGCCGTTGTTTATGATTTATGTTCAGGTTATCCGTCTTTCATCTGCAACTCAGGATTTACCCAAGTCTGTAATTTGCAATGTTCATGGTGTGAGTCCTAAGTTCTTAAAAATTGGTGAAAAGATCGATGCCGACAGAGAGCTTGGACAGAAGCCGTTCACAAAAGGGGCGTATTTCTTGGGAAAGATGGTATGGGCAAAGGGATATAAggaattaattagtttattagCAAAGCATAAGAATGACCTTGATGGTTTCAAGCTTGATGTATTTGGTAATGGAGAGGATGCTAATGAAGTTCAGAGTACGGCTAAATCGTTGGATTTGAATATCAACTTTCAGAAAGGAAGGGATCATGCAGAGAATTCTCTTCATGGGTaagaataatttgaaatatgtgcTGCAATGAACTTGCTTTTATCAATTTTGGTTCCCTTTTTGAACACCTTATATCTACTTTCCTCCAGGTACAAAGTTTTCATAAACCCTAGTGTTAGTGACGTGCTCTGCACAGCTACAGCCGAGGCACTTGCCATGGGAAAGTTCGTTGTTTGTGCTGACCATCCATCAAATGAGTTCTTCAGATCATTCCCAAACTGTTTGACTTACAAGACATCCGAAGACTTTGTTGCAAAAGTTAAGGAAGCGTTGGAAAATGAGCCACGTCTTCTTACACCGGAGCAAAGATATCAGCTTTCTTGGGACGCTGCTACTCAAAGATTTATGGAATATTCCGAGCTCGACAGAGTGGTGAACGGCGAAAACAGTGCTGCAAAATCAAATAACAGTGGAAAGCTCATTCGTAATTCACTTTCAATGCCTAATCTCACAGAACTAGTAGACGGAGGGTTAGCATTCGCTCACTACTGTATCACGGGGAACGAATTCCTTCGATTATGTACCGGAGCAATTCCTGGGACACGTGACTATAACAAGCAGCACTGTGAAGACCTTCAACTCTCGCCGCCACAGGTAGAAAATCCTATCTATGGTTGGTGAAGATTgaatagttttaaattattgGGTCAATATCTGTGACGCCAGGTATTCCAAAAAGCACGACAAA
The genomic region above belongs to Cicer arietinum cultivar CDC Frontier isolate Library 1 chromosome 4, Cicar.CDCFrontier_v2.0, whole genome shotgun sequence and contains:
- the LOC101504489 gene encoding digalactosyldiacylglycerol synthase 1, chloroplastic-like isoform X3, with protein sequence MASSSHPRPSNTFSSLSKRWREDLRLMRDRANSFTINSLPSTTFDDVDFVKNLRPKLSEFPKRTPKSSIRINLSAIRDAIVSEVEEDMDGILGFGEGNKRFSCSEFWNGDEQCYTDWEPIQAFKKQFRKNTEFLEKLKLSLSMCQEPQDSKEVRPLDASELLAYFVRQSGPFLDQLGVKRDICDKIVEGLYSKRKNKQLLHSFSAEESSVLGNGNVNDELDLRIASVLQSTGHRYDGGFWTDQAKHDLSDNQRHVAIVTTASLPWMTGTSVNPLFRAAYLSQSSKQKVTLVIPWLCRSDQERVYPSNISFTSPEEQEVYIRNWLEERIGFEAVFKISFYPAKFSKERRSIIAAGDISQFIPSRDADIAILEEPEHLNWYHHGKNWTKKFNHVIGVVHTNYLEYIKREKNGALQAFFVKHINNWVTRAYCHKVIRLSSATQDLPKSVICNVHGVSPKFLKIGEKIDADRELGQKPFTKGAYFLGKMVWAKGYKELISLLAKHKNDLDGFKLDVFGNGEDANEVQSTAKSLDLNINFQKGRDHAENSLHGYKVFINPSVSDVLCTATAEALAMGKFVVCADHPSNEFFRSFPNCLTYKTSEDFVAKVKEALENEPRLLTPEQRYQLSWDAATQRFMEYSELDRVVNGENSAAKSNNSGKLIRNSLSMPNLTELVDGGLAFAHYCITGNEFLRLCTGAIPGTRDYNKQHCEDLQLSPPQVENPIYGW
- the LOC101504489 gene encoding digalactosyldiacylglycerol synthase 1, chloroplastic-like isoform X1, translated to MASSSHPRPSNTFSSLSKRWREDLRLMRDRANSFTINSLPSTTFDDVDFVKNLRPKLSEFPKRTPKSSIRINLSAIRDAIVSEVEEDMDGILGFGEGNKRFSCSEFWNGDEQCYTDWEPIQAFKKQFRKNTEFLEKLKLSLKSMCQEPQDSKEVRPLDASELLAYFVRQSGPFLDQLGVKRDICDKIVEGLYSKRKNKQLLHSFSAEESSVLGNGNVNDELDLRIASVLQSTGHRYDGGFWTDQAKHDLSDNQRHVAIVTTASLPWMTGTSVNPLFRAAYLSQSSKQKVTLVIPWLCRSDQERVYPSNISFTSPEEQEVYIRNWLEERIGFEAVFKISFYPAKFSKERRSIIAAGDISQFIPSRDADIAILEEPEHLNWYHHGKNWTKKFNHVIGVVHTNYLEYIKREKNGALQAFFVKHINNWVTRAYCHKVIRLSSATQDLPKSVICNVHGVSPKFLKIGEKIDADRELGQKPFTKGAYFLGKMVWAKGYKELISLLAKHKNDLDGFKLDVFGNGEDANEVQSTAKSLDLNINFQKGRDHAENSLHGYKVFINPSVSDVLCTATAEALAMGKFVVCADHPSNEFFRSFPNCLTYKTSEDFVAKVKEALENEPRLLTPEQRYQLSWDAATQRFMEYSELDRVVNGENSAAKSNNSGKLIRNSLSMPNLTELVDGGLAFAHYCITGNEFLRLCTGAIPGTRDYNKQHCEDLQLSPPQVENPIYGW
- the LOC101504489 gene encoding digalactosyldiacylglycerol synthase 1, chloroplastic-like isoform X2, with protein sequence MASSSHPRPSNTFSSLSKRWREDLRLMRDRANSFTINSLPSTTFDDVDFVKNLRPKLSEFPKRTPKSSIRINLSAIRDAIVSEVEEDMDGILGFGEGNKRFSCSEFWNGDEQCYTDWEPIQAFKKQFRKNTEFLEKLKLSLKSMCQEPQDSKEVRPLDASELLAYFVRQSGPFLDQLGVKRDICDKIVEGLYSKRKNKQLLHSFSAEESSVLGNGNVNDELDLRIASVLQSTGHRYDGGFWTDQAKHDLSDNQRHVAIVTTASLPWMTGTSVNPLFRAAYLSQSSKQKVTLVIPWLCRSDQERVYPSNISFTSPEEQEVYIRNWLEERIGFEAVFKISFYPAKFSKERRSIIAAGDISQFIPSRDADIAILEEPEHLNWYHHGKNWTKKFNHVIGVVHTNYLEYIKREKNGALQAFFVKHINNWVTRAYCHKVIRLSSATQDLPKSVICNVHGVSPKFLKIGEKIDADRELGQKPFTKGAYFLGKMVWAKGYKELISLLAKHKNDLDGFKLDVFGNGEDANEVQSTAKSLDLNINFQKGRDHAENSLHGYKVFINPSVSDVLCTATAEALAMGKFVVCADHPSNEFFRSFPNCLTYKTSEDFVAKVKEALENEPRLLTPEQRYQLSWDAATQRFMEYSELDRVVNGENSAAKSNNSGKLIRNSLSMPNLTELVDGGLAFAHYCITGNEFLRLCTGAIPGTRDYNKQHCEDLQLSPPQVENPIYI